The region aaaatgaatgaGGACATCTATACTATGAACAAAGAGGCAGAAAAACATATGAAGGAAACAGAACAGTTGCAAGAGGATAAACATGACTTGTTAAGTGAGTACTTGTATTATTCAAATTGCATAAACATACCATTTTAAATAATAGCTTTTATGTATTTCATAAATATTGTCCCTTAGGTAGGCTTATTTTGAAAGTATTATGTTTGTAGTTATTTCCTTTTAACTGCAGCTGAATGTGCAGATGACATTCAAAAGAGCATGCCTGTATTTCAAAGTGGAATGAAGGCTTCACATGTGCTGGGGTTACTTAAGGCAACATAAACAATCAGGATTGAAAACAAGggtaaactttaaaataaatcacataacTTAGCATTACTGTAGGGTACTATACCTTTACATTGGCTTTTGCTCCAGTTGCTACACATGATATAATGATCCATTAAGTAACTACCTACCTACCAGTCCTTATAAAAAATAGAATTCTGCAGCgtaactttaaaaatgaaatgtctcaGCATTCTAAAACTATGGAGCATATTGCAGTACCGGTATAGTTTTAGTAAAAACGCAAACGCATACGCCTTCACATACACCTCCTTAAAGCTCGTCTGAGAGATACTGGACTCGAACCGACGAGGAAGATGATgaagatgtaaaaaaatgtaggattacaaaatcaggatcactttgatccaaatcaaaagttttgaaaaactggccctTGGGGACTACCAAGAGATCAACTACTGCCAGGGTTATAAGGTTAAAAGGTCACTCAAATAAGCAAGTTCAAGAACACGAATTGCCTTAAAAGGCAGAAGCagttatttaaaatcaatgtgaCACTTAAGTGCTACCCAATACAATGCACACGTCAGGCACAGCAATTTATAATGGGAGGGGAACAAAATGCACCACTATTGTAATACacaaaaaaattagaaaatgttagggttgtgtttgcttgtttaaactttttttattattttctttagattTCCTCCTGCGTCAGTGGGCTGCACACAACTCTGTGGAGGCGGTAAGGCTACTTATAATAGACATATTGGGAACTGTTTTGACTTAAGAGGAAAACTGATATCTTTAAATCCCACTTTAATTTTCTTTCCCCTACCAGGAGTATTTAGCTCGTGACCAATGTGTTCTTGATGACCTTCAGGAGCTCCTGATGAAAATTGAGCAAAGAGAACAGAAAGTTGAAGAAATTCATATTAAACTACACGATGAAGAGAATGGAATGGCTTTCCTTTTAGGGAAAATCTCCACTtcccaaaaaaacatttcaaagaagGGTGAATAAGGGAAGAATAAATGAGAGTTTATGGTTTGAAGGTGTCAATTTGCTTTGTTTctaatggtttaaaataaacagcaatattTAGCATCCAAGTcagatattttatattgttataatacTAAAGCCTAGGAAGAACTCATCAGAATAAATCCAATCCCAACTGTTTCCAGTTTGTGCcagtaaaacaaaactgcatttttattacCATTAAACCATGGCAATGTACTTACTGTCCTCTACTTGATTTGGAAATCCGCACACAAGATTTAATTGCTTTCAGATAGTTTAAATATATTGCTGCATGATACTTCAGAGTAAAATTCTGCATGTCGATTGCATCATAATCACTTAACTGATTGCCACCTGCTACCTGTTCTGTTCTAGTTACAGTATTTCAATTCACAATGGAGGCAACAAAATAGACAACTGTATTTTTGTGAACTTACTTTTATAAAATCCTTTGAAGTGGGATGTTTTTCTGCACCTGGCCTAGAATGTCCCAGATATGCCTTTTGTGAGCATAATGATTCTTATTCTTTAATGCTCAATTGTTATACAACAAGAGGACATAGCTCTCCCACATTGTTTTCTAGAGGTCAGCTGTTCTGTTATtacttaataatataaataaattaaaataacaactaaataaatgaacTTTACCTTAAACATGCAATAGCAATACCAATACCATTATCCCTTATAGTAAATTAAGTCTGTTGGACATTCAAATAGTGGTTGACTTGAATGAAATACATTGGTTACAGTTCTTTTTACTCAGCATATTAAACATACAAAGCTTAAATTAACTATCACCGGTTTAACacaaaatgtatacatacatacatacataaatacaaacatataccgtattcctttgaatttaagatgcagcccaaatttaccaccttcaatttgaggaaaagataaaatatcaaataaatatgcatttacaagatACAATCTCAATTAtgctgttgtatcgtacaaaactgacccaaaacagtgttgttgtagattaaccagagcttgtttactgtgctgcatATTATAGTGCTTAAGATGGCGTCTCTATTGTACAAACACCCCACACTCATGGCATCACgcatgtcatggatgattcgagatcagacagtaacgttttggttcatcttttctctgcagtaagtcacgttgctgcttgtgcaTTCGGGCAGCGACGtctgtcttttctcagcagtcagtaacgttgctgtttgtgtactctggtaaagcgattttaatacacgcatcactatactgtacttgaatttaagatgcaggctatttttgagaagcacaaaaatggttaaaaaaaagcgtgtcttaaattcaaaggaataaggTACATCTATGCACTATAATCAGAAACCAGcttcatttacaaaaacatacagtacatagagTTTCTGTTTCACACAATTGTTTAATGCCCATTCCCCCCTTCTGAAAGTATCCGGTTAGGCTCTGTAAACTTGGCAGTTAACAGGTAAAAAAGAGCAGGTGTTGGAACTAAAGCTAGAAGGGGGAGGTCCTGCTCTAGTTTATCAAGTCTAGAGATAGAGACGATTCCATAAGCATGTAGCAGCCAGTGACTGAAGAGGACAACCAGTCTTTTCTTCTTGGCAACAAGGTTCCTAAAAGACTtgggtggaaaaaataaataacaatatcatCAATATTATGTAAAGTGTTATTGTCCTTTAATCTTTGTGTGTTGTAATAAAATCCTTAAATAAACACTGGCAaatatttcctttgttttttgtttttaaatcagcaacTACCAACAGAATTACTGTTGCAACGAATTCCCAACAGTTGGGAAAGGTAAACGAACCATCAGCAAATACACTTATATGTAAAGGTTCTTACCTGTATTTCTGAAGCCGACATGTAGACTGCCAAGGTAACCAAAGACAACACCAGGATAATGTATGGAAATGCATAGTCTAAAAtagtaacaaaacagaaatgaatgaacatcccccattatatatatatatatatatatatatatatatatatatatatatatatatatatatatatacacacaaaacacacaactgtatTAGGACCTGTGAACTATGGCATTCGACTGGCTTTCCAGAGTAATAGAGATTCTGGGTATACCAGGAGAAgtcacagagagaaagagagaaacaaacagacacacacacctttgTCAGCTTATAGCCAGTTAAACCTGGATGTTCTCCCCCTACTAAGTACAGTACCAGATAGATGTATTATACTTACAAAGCAGGCCACCTCCAACTGCGTGTAGTACAGTCAGAATTGGGAAGAAGTACAGGGCAGCATATATGCTTTTAAATCTGATTTTCCCAAACCACAAGCAATCTTCTTTACCAGCAATGGTCGAAGCATCATCATAAATACAAGGCAGAAGGCATAGTATATAAACACAATTGTATACCTGggatcaaatgaaaaaaaaaaaaggatcactgtaaaatgtaatccAAATATATAATGTGCAGaccatttatatataatatatatatatatatatatatatatatatatatatatatatatatatatatatatatatatatatatatatatatatatatgtgcaatgGTATATAACCCCATCCCCAAATgccttttaatattaaaaaccCTAAATGAAGAGGGGGAAAATGCCATACTCTATTATGATGTTTTGGTAAATTGTTACATTAAAAGATTTGTTTTCTCTCCATTCAAAACTGGTTAGTACTTACAGAGGATATACAGCTtcctgtgtacagtgcagtgtggtgACATAATCAGGACTGGGGTTGTAGAGCATTGTGTACCAGTCTGACAGCATCTGCACTTTGCAGGATCTGATAGACAGCATGCCAACTGGATCATTTACCAGGAGAGTGACAACAGCCGCTGCACTGCACTCAAACAGTGCAGTTATGTGTTGAAAAAGAGCACTGGAGctagaaaaataatacattttttaaaaggcaacttttttttttttttacattctagcCTTGATGACATTTGAGACAAAAGAAACAATACCATTGTTATGTAAGCATTACCCATGTACTGTAACCTAAAATAATGGATATACAGATATAATAACCATTTACTCGATTACTTATTTTAGTGAAACATTACTAATCAATTTATCATTTTAACTTTAAGTTCTGAGTTGTGGTGCTTCAATGGAGTATAAATACCCACTACACACTAAAACTACAGTCAAAATGGTATAGGTAGCTACCTTTTTTTGCCCGAGTACCATTCAATGAAAAACCAGTGAAGAACCAATGGTAACATTGCCATAAAGCCTAGGTAAAGCCAGTCATACAGCTCTGGAGACTCCACACACATCTGACAGATCTTATCATCATCAGTTCTTTCTCCTCTTGGACAAACCTTAAAAAGATCAACAGCATTATGTTTAATCTTAGTTTCCAAAAAACAGGGGCAAATTCAATGCTAGGCCTATGTCATCATTAGTTAATAACACACCAATTTCTTCAGAACTTGCTCCCGCATCCCTCTAAGTTAGATAACAGATAGGTTTTCGGGGTGCTGCCCTGCGAACCTCAGTCCAGCGTACcactgtttaaaattgtatatGAACATCCGTCAAAAAGCACAGCAACAGCCAATATGTAAGTTGTTTGGCAATGTGTTTAACCAAACCTCTCATTTAGTACCATCACTTTTCCTTTGTACTTACCCCACATTCTCCGAGCACGGTGAGGTTTAACCTAGGCCTTCCACAGTATAATCCTGGGCATAGCTTCTTTAAAGCTTCAAGGAAAAAGATGAAGAatgaattgaatatatatatagatagcatGCAAAAAGACTCATCACAACTGCTGGCACAGACACAAAGCGAATCTGACTGCAGTGCGGCAGGCTGACACTGATAAGAAATGCGCACATTTGCGTTTATTAAACCACCAGCACAGATAATTGATACGCTCTAGAAACCCGACTTACACATGTTTCTTGAGAACATTTCCTTCGTAAAAAAGAAAGTATCGTATAAAAAAGAAGCAGCTTCCTCCTCGTTTCTCAGAGAAGCCGAAAACCTCCAAGCTACATTTAAGGAGTAACAGTTTCAGCTTTCAATAGCACTGACCTGCCGTAATATTTTAAGAATACGATCCAGCCCATTTTGATGAGTTTACACACGTGCCTAAACAACCCTCGCTCTTACGGAAGCGGCAAAGGTTAAAACATAGTACAAGGACGaggtctccttttttttttttttttttttaccgcgcacagttaagatattttaaataaacatgcatttgctttacatttacataaagacattattttaaaaagccttaaTACTTTCTACTCGACCTACATAGGCTATTCAGACTGGGAATAAGAGCCAATATCTTGCTACACGAAATATGTAGACAGCGGTCTAGGACGTAAGTGTAggcctgttttctcatttaacTCGTGTGAAGTTTTTCGTAAAGTCTGGGTTTGTTTCCTTATGTGAAAAGTGTACTTTTTACAGAGTTGTGCAAACATGGAATCACTAAAACTGCCACCTCACGATGGGTCGGTCATTTCAGTGGTAGACATGCATACTGGTGGAGAACCATTACGGATAGTGGTGAGTGGCTACCCAGAGATTATAGGAGAGAGCCTCCTGGCAAAGAGACGCTATGTACGTGAAAAACTTGACCATTTAAGGCAGCTATTAATGTTTGAGCCCCGCGGACATTATGACATGTATGGTTCTCTTGTGGTAAAAAGTGAACTCAATGAAGCGCACTTGGGTGTGCTCTTTATGCATAATGAAGGGTACAGCACTATGTGTGGTCATGCCGTTATTGCCTTGGGGCGGTTTGCTGTGGACTACGGTCTGGTCACAGCGCCTCAGTCGCCGGAAACTCAGGTGAACATTCATTGCCCGTGTGGCCTGGTGAAGGCATTTGTCGAATACTCCAATCAGAACACTGGGAAGGTGAGGTTCCACAGCGTCCCAGCATTTGCATTTGCTACAGGTAAGTATTTCATAGCCATAGTTACGGACAGTAATATATATCtcatatgagttttttttttttttttttgttttatttttaaatatatgactGAATTAGAATAATACAATCTATAAAGCTGGTGAAAAAACAGCTTATTTTGAAAtggactgtgttttgttttaaaaaataagtagttattaccaattttatttatttatttatttatttatttaaattattctaCCTACTGTGAACCTTTTTGACCTTATTCTCTCCAATCCAGCAAATGCTGAGTTCACATTAGCTGATGACAATAATTGATAATACTCCAGAATCTCTAAGATAATGCTGAGAACTGAAAAATGAATTATGAATAAGTCAAATACACTTTGAATAGTGTTCAAAAAAATTCTATGTCCTTTTATAATTTACATGAAGAAATGTTTCCAAGTAAACACCTGCCTTTTGTAAGAATCATTGCCTAAAAGTGTCTGTAGAAGACTGAACATCTCTTGGTTTATATTAGAATGTGATAAttctttttattatcatttatgTTTTTTGGGATTATACTTTTAGATATTACAGTTGACGTACCTGGTCATGGGGAGGTCATTTTGGATATCAGTTACGGTGGTGCGTTTTATGCATTTGTCAGTGCGGAGAAGTTTGGTTTGGACATCAGTCATTCTAGGACCAGGGACCTTGTGGATGCAGCAACTGCAGTAACTAATGCTGTCAAAAGAAAGGTAGGAAGTGGATTGCACAAAAACTCAACAGTTTTAACAGTAATTACAAGTGTCTTCATTCTCAATTGTGTGGTATGCTATCCCTGTAAGAAAGTTATTTTTCACAGTTAACCAACtgttcctatatttaaaatgctgcagtgaagaccctattattattattattattattattattattattattattattatagtagtagtagtagtattactattATCAGTCATGCAGTGCAACACAACACATATACAGGTGTTTCACTTTAAATTTGcttgttgtctttttaaaataaaggctaGCGAAATTCTGATTCTGATTCTTTTTCAAGAATGGTCAGACTGGATTTGACTCTGAATTCATCATAATCCAAGTCGACTTGCGTCTGATTTTACTTAGGTTTGAGATTACCTGCAGTATATCCACTAGTGCTTGGGACTGCCTGGTTTTGGGATGA is a window of Polyodon spathula isolate WHYD16114869_AA chromosome 12, ASM1765450v1, whole genome shotgun sequence DNA encoding:
- the LOC121324778 gene encoding trans-L-3-hydroxyproline dehydratase, encoding MESLKLPPHDGSVISVVDMHTGGEPLRIVVSGYPEIIGESLLAKRRYVREKLDHLRQLLMFEPRGHYDMYGSLVVKSELNEAHLGVLFMHNEGYSTMCGHAVIALGRFAVDYGLVTAPQSPETQVNIHCPCGLVKAFVEYSNQNTGKVRFHSVPAFAFATDITVDVPGHGEVILDISYGGAFYAFVSAEKFGLDISHSRTRDLVDAATAVTNAVKRKVKLHHPSSPDLAFLYGTILTDGKDAFSDEPTANICVFADAQVDRSPTGSGVTARIALQYHKGLIQLNLTRTFQSGATGSLFTGKAVEETKCGDFKAVIVEVAGRAHYTGATSFVLENGDDLKNGFLLK
- the LOC121324779 gene encoding LOW QUALITY PROTEIN: JNK1/MAPK8-associated membrane protein-like (The sequence of the model RefSeq protein was modified relative to this genomic sequence to represent the inferred CDS: inserted 1 base in 1 codon) yields the protein MFSRNMSLKKLCPGLYCGRPRLNLTVLGECGVCPRGERTDDDKICQMCVESPELYDWLYLGFMAMLPLVLHWFFIEWYSGKKSSSALFQHITALFECSAAAVVTLLVNDPVGMLSIRSCKVQMLSDWYTMLYNPSPDYVTTLHCTQEAVYPLYTIVFIYYAFCLVFMMMLRPLLVKKIACGLGKXRFKSIYAALYFFPILTVLHAVGGGLLYYAFPYIILVLSLVTLAVYMSASEIQSFRNLVAKKKRLVVLFSHWLLHAYGIVSISRLDKLEQDLPLLALVPTPALFYLLTAKFTEPNRILSEGGNGH